In one window of Calypte anna isolate BGI_N300 chromosome 1, bCalAnn1_v1.p, whole genome shotgun sequence DNA:
- the PCDH8 gene encoding protocadherin-8 isoform X4, with protein MNPLRLLAVACLLALSRCKTVRYRTDEEGAPGTVIGTLADEMPVKAPGEMSFRLMRQFSNSSLVKVREEDGQLSIGEAGLDRERLCGQAPQCVLAFDVVSCWRERYRLVHVELEVRDINDNAPRFPRAQMALEVSESAAPGTRLPLEVAVDEDVGSNSIQSFQVSLNSHFGVEAQTRADGARCADLVLLQELDRERQPSYTLELVAKDGGSPARSGTATVHVRVLDANDNSPAFAQGSVTVELPEDAPPGSLLLDLDAADPDEGPNGEVVYAFGSQVPTEARRLFRLDPRSGRLTLEAAVDYERTRTYELDVRAQDRGASPRTATCTVIVRLTDVNDNAPRISISALRGAASAAGVAYVSEAAATESFVALVSATDRDSGANGQVRCSLRGHDHFTLQRAYEDSYMIVTTAALDRERIPEYNLTVVAEDLGSPPFKTVRQYTVRVSDENDNAPLFAKPLYEVAVPENNPPGAYITTVVARDPDLGHNGKVTYRLLETQVMGAPISTYVSVDPATGAIYALRTFNYEILKQLDLRIQATDGGSPQLSSSTLVKVRMVDQNDNPPVIIHPVLTNGTVEIGVSSKTSRDSLVAQIKARDADDGANAELTFAFLEEPQQDLFTINPSTGDIVLRGDLSEELGQLFKVILTVTDNGRPPLATTATVNFLVTATAPSSIQEIAKPSSWEGKALQWDIPLIVIIVLAGSCTLLLVAIITIATTCNRRKKEGFAAAPSYSKEPAPPVAIWKGHSFNTISGREAEKFSGKDSGKGDSDFNDSDSDISGDALKKDLITHMQNGLWACTAECKILGHSDRCWSPSCGRANPHPSPHPSAPLSTFCKSTSLPRDPLRRDNFYQAQLPKTVGLQSVYEKVLHRDFDRTITLLSPPRPARLPDLQEIGVPLYPAPSTRYLGPQTDTAEKV; from the exons ATGAACCCCCTGCGGCTGCTGGCGGTCGCCTGCCTGCTGGCTCTGTCCCGCTGCAAGACGGTGAGGTACCGCACAGACGAGGAGGGAGCGCCGGGCACGGTGATCGGTACGCTGGCCGATGAGATGCCGGTGAAGGCGCCCGGGGAGATGAGCTTCCGCCTGATGAGGCAGTTCAGCAACAGCTCGCTGGTGAAGGTGCGGGAGGAGGACGGGCAGCTGAGCATCGGGGAAGCGGGGCTGGACCGGGAGCGGCTGTGCGGCCAGGCCCCCCAGTGTGTCCTGGCCTTCGACGTGGTGAGCTGCTGGCGGGAGCGGTACCGCCTGGTGCACGTGGAGCTGGAGGTGCGTGACATCAATGACAACGCGCCACGCTTCCCCCGTGCCCAGATGGCACTGGAGGTGTCAGAGAGTGCTGCACCTGGCACCCGCCTCCCACTGGAGGTGGCCGTGGACGAGGATGTGGGCTCCAACTCCATCCAGAGCTTCCAAGTCTCCCTCAACAGCCACTTCGGTGTGGAGGCGCAGACGCGAGCGGACGGGGCACGCTGCGCTGACCTggtgctgctccaggagctggacCGTGAGCGCCAGCCCTCCTACACGCTGGAGCTAGTGGCCAAGGATGGTGGTAGCCCAGCACGCTCGGGCACGGCCACCGTGCACGTCCGCGTCCTCGATGCCAACGACAACAGCCCGGCCTTCGCCCAAGGCTCAGTCACAGTGGAGCTGCCTGAGGACGCGCCACCTGGCTCCCTGCTGCTCGACCTGGACGCTGCCGACCCCGACGAGGGCCCCAATGGTGAGGTGGTCTACGCCTTTGGCAGCCAGGTTCCCACTGAGGCGCGGCGGCTCTTCCGCCTCGACCCCCGCTCAGGACGCCTCACGCTGGAAGCTGCCGTGGACTACGAGCGCACCCGCACCTACGAGCTGGACGTGCGTGCCCAGGACCGCGGTGCCAGCCCCCGCACCGCCACCTGCACCGTCATCGTGCGCCTCACCGACGTCAATGACAACGCGCCGCGCATCAGCATCAGCGCCCTCCGTGGTGCCGCCAGCGCTGCCGGCGTGGCCTATGTCAGCGAGGCGGCGGCCACCGAGAGCTTCGTGGCCCTCGTCAGTGCCACAGATCGTGACTCGGGAGCCAACGGGCAGGTGCGCTGCAGCCTCCGTGGCCACGACCACTTCACCCTACAGCGTGCCTATGAGGACAGCTACATGATTGTCACCACAGCGGCGCTGGACCGTGAGCGCATCCCTGAGTATAACCTCACCGTGGTGGCTGAGGACCTGGGCTCACCGCCCTTCAAGACTGTCCGTCAGTACACAGTCCGAGTCAGCGATGAGAATGACAATGCACCACTCTTTGCCAAGCCCCTCTATGAGGTGGCTGTGCCTGAGAACAATCCCCCAGGTGCCTACATCACCACCGTGGTGGCCCGCGACCCTGATCTTGGCCACAACGGTAAGGTCACCTACCGTCTTCTGGAGACACAGGTCATGGGGGCTCCCATCTCCACCTACGTCTCAGTGGACCCCGCCACCGGGGCCATTTACGCCCTCAGGACGTTCAACTATGAAATTCTCAAGCAGCTGGACCTGAGGATCCAGGCTACTGATGGAGGCTCCCcacagctctccagcagcaccctTGTCAAAGTGAGGATGGTGGACCAGAATGACAACCCTCCTGTCATAATCCACCCAGTGCTCACCAATGGGACAGTGGAAATCGGTGTGTCCAGCAAGACCTCTCGTGACTCCCTGGTGGCCCAGATCAAAGCCCGAGATGCAGACGATGGGGCCAATGCCGAGCTCACCTTTGCCTTCCTGGAAGAGCCTCAGCAAGATCTCTTCACCATCAACCCAAGTACTGGGGACATTgtgctgaggggtgacctctCTGAAGAGCTGGGTCAGCTGTTCAAGGTCATCCTCACTGTAACAGACAATGGCAGACCCCCCCTGGCCACAACTGCCACAGTCAACTTTCTGGTGACTGCCACTGCTCCATCCAGTATCCAGGAGATAGCCaagcccagctcctgggaaggaaaagctttgcAGTGGGACATCCCTTTGATCGTGATCATCgtcctggcaggcagctgcaCCCTTCTCCTGGTGGCTATCATCACCATCGCCACCACCTGCAACAGGCGCAAGAAGG AGGGTTTCGCCGCTGCGCCGAGCTACAGCAAGGAACCTGCTCCCCCCGTGGCCATTTGGAAGGGGCACTCATTCAACACCATCTCCGGCCGAGAAGCAGAGAAGTTCAGCGGCAAAGACAGCGGCAAAGGCGACAGCGATTTTAATGACAGCGATTCAGATATCAGCGGGGATGCTTTGAAAAAAGATCTCATCACTCACATGCAGAATG gtCTGTGGGCATGTACAGCTGAGTGCAAGATCCTGGGCCACTCTGACCGCTGCTGGAGCCCCTCCTGCGGCCGAGCCAACCCTcacccctctccccatccttctGCACCCCTCTCCACCTTCTGCAAGAGCACATCCTTGCCCAGGGACCCCCTCCGCAGGGACAACTTTTACCAAGCCCAGCTGCCCAAAACAGTGGGGCTTCAGAGTGTCTACGAGAAAGTGCTGCACAGGGACTTTGACCGGACGATCACACTCCTCTCCCCACCACGCCCCGCACGGCTCCCCGACCTTCAAGAGATTGGGGTGCCCCTCTACCCAGCCCCCTCGACTAGATATCTGGGTCCCCAGACTGACACAGCTGAGAAGGTGTAG